TGAACTGGTAGCTGCATTCATTATTGTAAGATATGTTGTTacctcttgttgttgttgtacttGTTGATGCAGAAAATGTTGTAGTTGTTTTGTTGAAGATGTTGCATATGATTGGCAGAAGCCGGTATCACCATGGAGGGGACATCTCTGGCGGCAAGTAATTTGGCCTCATGGTTGAGTAACCTCTCGTGAACTATAGTGATACTGAGTGGAATATCTTTACTTTCTATCTATTCTACAATTGTCTTGTATTGGTCTATAGGCAATCTCTACTTGATCCTCATGATCATATGGTTTTCCAAGGATTCCAATTTGGTTAAGCTTCATCTTGAAGGTAGTCATCATGGATTTGTTACCTTTGGTGTTTTTTTAGTTGATTCTTGAGTTGTTTGATATGACAATAACTTGGTTTTTGGCATATGTAGCCGCCAATTTTTTCGTAGATCTGAAACACAATAGTTGTGCGAGAGACCATATGTTGAAGCGAGACTGATGTAGCACCAAGAAGAGCGTTCAACCTGTCTTGTCTTGTCTAGTGGACATACTCTGGATTTTTAGTGATAGCATCACCAGTGGTAAGTGTTCCCGGTGGAATCTCCGGGGCGGCATCGAGGTGGTTTGCAAGACCATAGCCATCTAACAAAGCATGGACTTGTAATATGCATATTAGGTAGTTTGTGAGCTTAGATACATTAGACATGTTCATGTGAAGAAGAGACTGTTGTTAAGAGAGATGATCTCGTTGGTGAATTTAGatctttttctaaaatttgatGGATATTTTTagcaatttttttcatattttataagcTGGCAAAGCAAatatcgtttaaaaaaaaaatcatttaatggGCTTCGAACAATGGTGATTAACTGTTTTCTTGTCTGGCAGGAAAAACGTGGGATAATCatctaaacaaaataatttctgcttttaaaaacaaattaaaacctAAAACATGCGCGAGAAAACAGGAAATTAATCTGTTCAGTTAGAAGAGAAAAGACGAAACGACCCTTTTATTGTTTGAAACCAACGATTCTCTGCAAGATATCGACAATTCTGGAAGTTGCAGAGAAGCCAAGGAAAATAGATGCCAAAGCAACCggagaaaaagaaacacaactataCGTAAGGGAACCTTTAATGGTCTGAGGAACGAGTTTTTAACGAGTCGACTCGCCTCGCCTCGGGTCATGGGATGCTGCCAATCGTCTTTCCTCAAACCGTTGTCATTGCGTGACAAGAAAACCTCAGGGGATGTTTCCGCCCGTCGTGGCGGCAAACGCAGTAATAGGAACAACCGTCACCGCGTCAGTAATGAAGGCGTGGGTAACGGCAGGGGATGGCATTTCTCTACCGTTCCGGACTTCTCCGAGTTCTCAGCAGCGGACCTTCGTGAAGCCACGAACAATTTCAGCGTAAACGCTGTCGTTTCGGTTTGTTCCGACCAAACACCCAATGTTGTTTACCAAGGCTGTCTTAAAGACGACATGCGTCAAATCGCCGTTAAAAAATTCTCCAAATCAACATGGCCCGACCCCAAACAATTCGCCGTACGTTTTTTGAAATATGtccttatatattttatatcgaGGTCTAACTAATCCAATAGTTACGTCTAGGTTTTGTAATAAGGTCTTAGTAACATGGTCCTATGTTGGCATGGCCAAGCTATAATAAACATAGTTTTTGATAGGATTATAATTCAGGACCAATGTTGGCATGGTTTTTGAGTTCGGACAAAAATGTTTAATATGATTATACGTACCAACTGTTCGGTTATGCAGGCAGAAGCTAGGGATATCGGGAAAATGAGGCATACGAGACTGGTGAATTTGATAGGTTATTGTTGTGATGGAGATGAAAGGCTGCTCGTTTCAGAGTACATGCCTAATGATACCCTTACCAAGCATCTGTTTCATTGTACGAATATCCCAAAACATATCTTCATTCACGGTTAGTGTTTTGATGTATCTTTACTTGGTTGATAAGTACTCGAGTTTTTTCGAGTTACAGGGGAGAAACAAACCATGGAGTGGGCTATGCGGTTGAGAGTTGCACTTTATGTAGCTGAAGCTTTGGAATACTGTAGGCAGAGTGGACGCACATTGTACCATGATCTCAATGCTTACCGGGTTCTCTTTGATGAGGTAACATCATTTGCACATTACTTAAAATGGGTTTGTGAGAAAAGCTGCTAAGAATTTTTCGTCAGTCAGAATGGGAATCCTCGGCTTTCATGTTTTGGGTGGATGAAAGATAGCAAAGATGGCAAAAACTTCAGCACGAATCTCGCTTATACACCGCCTGAATATCTCAGAGATGGTAACGTTTTATGTCTTACACTAAGTATTAGTTCTTTAAAACATTATCTGTTTTGTATACCTTCTTTGTGGCAAATGATGTATATATAATACACGTTAGGTACGTTAATTCCAGAGAGTGTTGTCTTCAGCTTTGGGACGTTTCTTTTGGATCTTGTTAGTGGTAAACATGTCCCTCCAAGTCATGTGAGTTACCTACTTCTCTAGCAAATTTGGTTTTGGTTGTATATGTTTGTAACATTGACATGTTTATTTCAGGCGGTTGACACAATTCAAAAGCAAAACTTACCTGTCTTCATAGATTCACACTTGGAAGGAAACTATCCAGACGAAGAAGCAGCCACTGTGTTTGAATTAGCTTCAAAATGCCTAGAGAATAACCCAAAGGACAGGCCGGAGATTAAAGATATCATCTCAGTTCTTGCTACACTTCAACACAAAGTAAATATTCCCTCCTATGAAATGCTTGGGATTTCGAAACTCGAAAACCCTGAAAAAGAACCAGAGAGTTCTCAACTTTACGATGCTTCTCACCGTATGGACCTCACAGCTCTCCATCAGATTCTTGAGTTAGCAGATTACAATGACGACGTTACTTGTGAGCTCTCTTTTCAGCAATGGTCTCAACAGATAAAAGATGTGTGGAACACTAGACAACAAGGCGATTCGGCTTTTCGGAACAAAGATTTTCAATCTTCTATTGAAAAATATACTCAGGCATGgcaaaaaaataagaaacaaaacagaaacattcaACCTGAATTCTAATTAAGGTCCTGAATTTTTGCAGTTCATAGAAACAGGGATCATGATCTCTCCCACTGTTTATGCAAGAAGAAGTATTTGTCATCTCTTCTGTGACCAGGCAGATGCAGCACTCAGAGATGCGATGCAAGCACAGTGCGTTTATCCGAACTGGCCCACTGCGCTCTATCTTCAGGCTGTGGCACTTGCAAAGCTGAATATGCTTGAAGACTCAGGTACCATGTTAAAAGAAGCCAAGATCTTGGAAGACAAGAGGCTCATAAACTGAAACACATTGCATTATACTTCAAAGTATTTGTGTTGAAAAATAGAACAAGATATTTATGTGTATGCTGAAGAGTAGCTGGAAGACTTATATGAACACAAATCATCTGTATAACAGTTTGTAAGGTGTTAAGATATTGCTTCACAGTATTCTCTACCATTGTATACTATGTaggttcaaatatttttatccatTGTATACTATGTTGGTTCAAATATTCTTAACCAAAGTAACCAAACCACTtaatttaatttgtattttatatccAAACTATCCAAAGAAGATGGATATAGGTGCAACTATATGAAGTTGATACTGCTaacaaaacataataagtttctAAGCTTTTACCAAGTATGATGGTTCATATGGATGACGTCCATGTAGAAACAGagtattttacaaaagaaaatatatacgcAGGAGTAATGGTCTAGTATACATTAACAGCTAATGGCATTTAAAAGCAAATGTCAACTTTGGAATATTTGATGAAATTAAGAAACATACAACTCAGCTTGGCCGTCAATAAAGAGACTCATGAACTCTTCTCCATCAACAGTTTCTTTCTCGATCAAGAGCTGCGCAAGCTTGTGTAGGATATCAATGTGAGTTGTGATGATGTCCGTGGCTCTCTTGTACGCCTTCTCCACCAGCTCTCTCACCTCAGCATCTACTATATCAGCAGTTGCCATTGAGTAGTCTTTCTGTGAAGACAtctgcaaacaaacaaaaagacatGGAGGTAAGTAACAACAAATGGTAATGATGAAACAGAGAAACCAAGTTCGTTTAGTAAAACATACTTGTTGACCCATGAAGGGATTTCCACCAGGGCCACCAACGGCAACTTGTCCAATCTTTTTGCTGAACCCGAACCTCTCTATCATCTGACGTGCCACACGAGACACCTGCATGAAATCATTTGATGCTCCAGTCGTCACATTGTCATCCCCAAAGATCACCTCCTCTGCAACCCTGAGATAAGAGACAGAGAGATGGTTTTTAACACAATCAAACCCTTTGTAAGTGTTCTGTGTCAAGGACATTACTAACTAACCTTCCACCAAGTGCAACAGCCATTTGATTCTCGAGGTAGCTTCTACTGTACAAACCAGACTCGAGTCTCTCTTCACTCGGAGCAAAAAAGGTAAGCCCACCAGCTTGGCCACGAGGAATGATGGAGATCTTAGCAACGGGATCATACTCTGGCATAAGAGCACCCACTAGAGCATGACCAGCCTCTGCAAAATTCAAGAACTCACTCAGAAGCTGTTCTCAAACAACAAcatatagttattaaaaaaaacaatgcctAACCATGGTAAGCAACAAGCCTCTTCTTCTCATCAGAGACAACAGCATTCTTCTTCTCCGGTCCAGCAATGATCCTCTCAAGCGCATCAGAGATCTCATCCTTGCTTATCTCCTTAAGCTCCCGCCTTGCCGCAAGAATCGCCGCTTCATTCATCAGATTCTGCAAATCAGCACCAGTGAAACCAGGAGTCCTCCTCGCAACCTTATCAAAGTCCACATCTTTACCAATCGCCTTCCCTCTAGAATGAACCTGAAGAATCTTGACTCTCCCAGCAACATCAGGCCTATCAACCGTCACCTGCCTATCAAACCTCCCAGGCCTCAGCAACGCAGAGTCCAAAACATCAGGCCTATTCGTAGCAGCCAAAACAATCACACCAGAGTTACCAGAGAACCCATCCATCTCAGTAAGCAACTGATTAATCGTCTGCTCTctctcatcattccctcctcCCATCCCAGCTCCTCTCTGCCTCCCCACAGCATCAATCTCGTCAATGAAAACAATACAAGGCGCCTTGGCCTTGGCCTTCTCGAACAAATCCCTAACCCTAGAGGCACCCACACCAACGAAAAGCTCAACAAACTCAGACGCCGCGCAGGAGAAGAACGGCACTCCGGCTTCTCCAGCCACAGCTCTAGCTAAAAGAGTCTTCCCAGTCCCGGGGGGACCCACGAGGAGACACCCTTTGGGAATCTTGGCGCCCAAGGCAGTGTACTTATCCGGATTCTTCAAAAAGTCGACGACTTCTTGCAACTCAAGCTTAGCCTGGTCTGCTCCAGCCACGTCAGCAAATGAAACGCCTGTCTCGGGGACTTCCTGAAACTTGGATTTGGACCGTCCGAAATCCATCGGACCACCTAACCCTCCAGGCCCACCAGGCCCACCTCCAGCTCTCCTGAAGAGCAAGAAAAGCCCACCGAACGCCAAGATCGGGAAAATCAAGTTCCCGATGATGGTGAAGAGATCGTTACCGGACTCTCCCTCGGAGACGGAGATGTCGACTCCGTTCATGGCGAGGATATCGATGAGATCGGGGTCGTTGGGGACCACGACGGAGGCGCGGCGGTTATCGACGGCGGTGAGCTGGAGAACGGAGCCGTCTTTGCTGAATCTAACTCTCTCGACTTTGCCCTTTTTGACCGCGTTGAGGAACTCGCTGTACCGCCACTGAGATCCATCGGGGAGATCTGAGGATGATTGGGCTTTCGGGTTAGGGGCTGTAATCACTTGGTTTTGAGCAAAGGGGGAGAGAGAGGAGGGAGAGGGGGAGAGTGATTGAGCTTCGATGACGATGGGTTGGGTTGGGGTAAGGGGTTCGTCTAAAGCTAGGGCCTTTGGGGATTGGGAGGAGATTGATGATGAGAAGAGGATAGCTGCTAACGCTGCTCGTGAAGGAAGGGACTTTATGGGTTTGTCATCGAGAGACGATCGAGTGATGTGGAAGGAGGGTTTTGTGGTTTTGGGAGTGGGGGATGAGATTATGACGTTGGATCCGAAGAAGAGTGAGGAGCGTGACGAGGTTGAAGCCATTGTATGGGGGACTAactctacttcttcttcttcgtctttgaGGGGATATAAATGAGAAACGAGGAAGGAGAAAGGATCTTTACTTTCTCAAAATTCTGGAGGAAGAGATTGAAACAGCAACCATATCCTCAAGTGTTTCTGCTTCGTCTACGTTTGCGATTCATATCCACATGTTTAGTGGATTACAAGACgccgaaaaaaaaaagtaagtctTGCCATTTGTCGTTCAGGCCCAAACTCTTTAACCCGACCCAAACCGAaatctttttaactttttttatagaaaattcataaatttaaatatctaaattacTTCGATGAACTAATCTTCACGTGAGACGTTAGCAAACTAAAACATATCTCGTTTTTGGAACtaattaaagtaaaaaaagaatatatgatATGTGGTCTAGCCGATCTTATGTGTCACTAATCCTAATCCTATGTGccacattataaattatatCCGGATTTAGCTTgtatatataaccaaaaaacACATGTTAGTTTATCGAAAAAAACTATACCATTTGAAAATAACTTAGTCACTAATCTTAATCATATGTGTCGCACTATTACTTATTACTTATATCTGATTTTAGCctatatatataaccaaaaaaaccTATGTCAGTTCATCGGAAAATGTTATACAATAACAAGTCGATCACTAAATCTTTGATGCCAAGCTGTTTCTTGAGATGTCAGGACTCTCTATCTCAAGGAAGCTAGCGAGCAACGTCTTACGAGATGATTGCGCCTTTGAGCTGCTCGAACTCGATGACTTTAAGCCCGTTCTCGTTTCCTCTCTCGATCCTGACCGCCTCTTGTATCGCCACTATCACTTCCTGCATCCTTGGCCTGTTATGCCCACGCTGCTCAACGCATTGGTTTGCTAACTCTGCTACTCTCCAGGTTGACTCGATCTTCACGTTGCCTACTATACATGGATCTATGATCCCGTACACGTCTCCTTTACGGATCAGAGATCTCGCTTGTGAAAGGTCAAATCTATAGAATGTAGAGGTGTTTACCCAGTGAACTAAAACATATTTCAGTTTTGGAATAAATCAAAGTAAAGAAGGAATATATGATATGTAGTCTAGCGGATCACACGAAATTAACTctatttttaaagataaaaattcGTCAAAATAGCTTAGTCACTAATCCTATATGTCGCACTATAAGTTATATCCGGTTttagcttatatatatataaccaaaaaacCTATGTCAGTTCATCGAAAAAAACTATACCATTTGAAAATAGTTTAGTCATTAATCCTATGTGTCACACTATAAGTTATATCCGGCTTTAtcctatatatataactaaaaaagtCTATGTCAATTCATGGAAAAAACTATATCATTTG
This Brassica napus cultivar Da-Ae chromosome C6, Da-Ae, whole genome shotgun sequence DNA region includes the following protein-coding sequences:
- the LOC106353967 gene encoding serine/threonine-protein kinase BSK11 isoform X1 is translated as MGCCQSSFLKPLSLRDKKTSGDVSARRGGKRSNRNNRHRVSNEGVGNGRGWHFSTVPDFSEFSAADLREATNNFSVNAVVSVCSDQTPNVVYQGCLKDDMRQIAVKKFSKSTWPDPKQFAAEARDIGKMRHTRLVNLIGYCCDGDERLLVSEYMPNDTLTKHLFHWEKQTMEWAMRLRVALYVAEALEYCRQSGRTLYHDLNAYRVLFDENGNPRLSCFGWMKDSKDGKNFSTNLAYTPPEYLRDGTLIPESVVFSFGTFLLDLVSGKHVPPSHAVDTIQKQNLPVFIDSHLEGNYPDEEAATVFELASKCLENNPKDRPEIKDIISVLATLQHKVNIPSYEMLGISKLENPEKEPESSQLYDASHRMDLTALHQILELADYNDDVTCELSFQQWSQQIKDVWNTRQQGDSAFRNKDFQSSIEKYTQFIETGIMISPTVYARRSICHLFCDQADAALRDAMQAQCVYPNWPTALYLQAVALAKLNMLEDSGTMLKEAKILEDKRLIN
- the LOC106353967 gene encoding serine/threonine-protein kinase BSK11 isoform X2; translation: MGCCQSSFLKPLSLRDKKTSGDVSARRGGKRSNRNNRHRVSNEGVGNGRGWHFSTVPDFSEFSAADLREATNNFSVNAVVSVCSDQTPNVVYQGCLKDDMRQIAVKKFSKSTWPDPKQFAAEARDIGKMRHTRLVNLIGYCCDGDERLLVSEYMPNDTLTKHLFHWEKQTMEWAMRLRVALYVAEALEYCRQSGRTLYHDLNAYRVLFDENGNPRLSCFGWMKDSKDGKNFSTNLAYTPPEYLRDESVVFSFGTFLLDLVSGKHVPPSHAVDTIQKQNLPVFIDSHLEGNYPDEEAATVFELASKCLENNPKDRPEIKDIISVLATLQHKVNIPSYEMLGISKLENPEKEPESSQLYDASHRMDLTALHQILELADYNDDVTCELSFQQWSQQIKDVWNTRQQGDSAFRNKDFQSSIEKYTQFIETGIMISPTVYARRSICHLFCDQADAALRDAMQAQCVYPNWPTALYLQAVALAKLNMLEDSGTMLKEAKILEDKRLIN
- the LOC106353966 gene encoding ATP-dependent zinc metalloprotease FTSH 1, chloroplastic; protein product: MASTSSRSSLFFGSNVIISSPTPKTTKPSFHITRSSLDDKPIKSLPSRAALAAILFSSSISSQSPKALALDEPLTPTQPIVIEAQSLSPSPSSLSPFAQNQVITAPNPKAQSSSDLPDGSQWRYSEFLNAVKKGKVERVRFSKDGSVLQLTAVDNRRASVVVPNDPDLIDILAMNGVDISVSEGESGNDLFTIIGNLIFPILAFGGLFLLFRRAGGGPGGPGGLGGPMDFGRSKSKFQEVPETGVSFADVAGADQAKLELQEVVDFLKNPDKYTALGAKIPKGCLLVGPPGTGKTLLARAVAGEAGVPFFSCAASEFVELFVGVGASRVRDLFEKAKAKAPCIVFIDEIDAVGRQRGAGMGGGNDEREQTINQLLTEMDGFSGNSGVIVLAATNRPDVLDSALLRPGRFDRQVTVDRPDVAGRVKILQVHSRGKAIGKDVDFDKVARRTPGFTGADLQNLMNEAAILAARRELKEISKDEISDALERIIAGPEKKNAVVSDEKKRLVAYHEAGHALVGALMPEYDPVAKISIIPRGQAGGLTFFAPSEERLESGLYSRSYLENQMAVALGGRVAEEVIFGDDNVTTGASNDFMQVSRVARQMIERFGFSKKIGQVAVGGPGGNPFMGQQMSSQKDYSMATADIVDAEVRELVEKAYKRATDIITTHIDILHKLAQLLIEKETVDGEEFMSLFIDGQAELYVS